From a single Kitasatospora sp. NBC_00458 genomic region:
- a CDS encoding GAP family protein, with amino-acid sequence MGDAVGSMLASAVGIAISPMPLVAVVLMLATPRGRRNGTAFAAGWVMALSAVVAVVVSAGSGLSAGSAEPSWAWWLKLALGVLFLLLGLRQWRARPREGHVHGPPVWMEAVDRFTPGKAAGLGAALVAANPKNLVLAVGGAVSIATADASGAGKAVAAVLMVLIGSLCTLVPLGVYLFGGDRAARVLGEWKAWMAAHNAAIMMVVLIVLGAKYVGDAVAGLTA; translated from the coding sequence ATGGGTGACGCGGTCGGTTCGATGCTGGCCTCGGCCGTGGGCATCGCGATCAGCCCGATGCCGCTGGTCGCCGTGGTGCTGATGCTGGCCACGCCCAGGGGGCGGCGCAACGGGACGGCGTTCGCCGCCGGCTGGGTGATGGCGCTGTCGGCGGTGGTCGCGGTGGTGGTGTCGGCCGGGTCGGGGCTCTCCGCCGGCTCGGCCGAGCCGTCCTGGGCCTGGTGGCTCAAGCTGGCGCTGGGCGTGCTGTTCCTGCTTCTGGGGCTCAGGCAGTGGCGGGCCCGTCCGCGCGAGGGCCACGTGCACGGGCCGCCGGTGTGGATGGAGGCGGTGGACCGGTTCACCCCGGGGAAGGCGGCCGGTCTCGGTGCGGCGCTGGTGGCGGCGAACCCGAAGAACCTGGTGCTGGCCGTCGGCGGCGCCGTCTCGATCGCGACCGCCGACGCCTCGGGTGCCGGCAAGGCGGTCGCCGCCGTGCTGATGGTGCTGATCGGCTCGCTCTGCACGCTGGTCCCGTTGGGGGTGTACCTGTTCGGCGGGGACCGGGCGGCCCGGGTCCTGGGGGAGTGGAAGGCGTGGATGGCCGCGCACAACGCGGCGATCATGATGGTGGTCCTGATCGTCCTCGGGGCCAAGTACGTCGGCGACGCGGTCGCGGGCCTCACCGCCTGA
- a CDS encoding BACON domain-containing protein, which yields MTTSTERPRDTVLAAYDRQVDGLFTYCLSVLCEHEAAGAALREVRELAVRHGARLAEPGLVRAWLYSLARYCCLRRLADGPGVPGPGGEPGPRDPAGRDSAARGDTAGRRRRELASLAWPEAAGTDPEQREALELSVRHRLSPIEVAAVLGLPFETVRTLLVSARAEVDRTRAALLVLGVGSCPELDRLGGAGAESWRDWVLGPALRRELVQHVVDCPTCRGTAERVAVEAPEGAAGLSGLPVLTAPPAADIPSGPAAFLPRAVRGTAGRGTAVRGTAGRRAGGPAPVTEPALRFDQGGFPRHRAPDTGRGPTVRRRVVTTGVLAAVLAAPVVALWAGHRGGDGAGAAAVSSVRVEEDGRADPRRPAGPPGRPGQADGAAGGPGTAGVPAVPAVAGMELAGAGPLSAETLLPGIQGPLIPVPGHGATPLGSPTLVAAPAPATGPATAAGPAPDRSGSAAPAPAPAPVGLLTVDAGEYGNRTVLTLTNSGGTEIRWHADVDAAWLRLSRDAGTLAPGQRITVIVTVDESLAPGTRWTARIALPPSQAVVTLEGGPQHRGGVTPAPAEPGGADPTTGPGPEPGPTGGHSPSGTPAATPSGTPSNGPGSPTPATTGPATTAPSATPTGTTGATPTATESPSAPASPSPSSTSAPPGPATPADAPSGSPSPR from the coding sequence GTGACAACGAGTACGGAACGGCCGCGGGACACCGTCCTCGCGGCGTACGACCGGCAGGTGGACGGCCTCTTCACCTACTGCCTCTCGGTGCTGTGCGAGCACGAGGCGGCCGGGGCCGCCCTGCGCGAGGTGCGTGAACTGGCGGTCCGGCACGGCGCCCGGCTCGCCGAGCCCGGCCTGGTGCGGGCCTGGCTGTACTCGCTGGCGCGCTACTGCTGCCTGCGGCGGCTGGCGGACGGGCCCGGAGTCCCCGGGCCGGGCGGTGAGCCGGGTCCCCGGGATCCGGCGGGCCGGGATTCGGCGGCCCGGGGGGACACGGCCGGACGGCGCCGCCGCGAGCTGGCCTCGCTGGCCTGGCCCGAGGCGGCCGGCACCGACCCCGAACAGCGCGAGGCCCTGGAGCTGTCGGTGCGCCACCGGCTGAGTCCCATCGAGGTCGCTGCCGTGCTGGGCCTGCCGTTCGAGACCGTCCGGACGCTGCTGGTCTCCGCCCGGGCCGAGGTCGACCGCACCAGGGCGGCCCTGCTGGTGCTCGGCGTCGGCAGCTGTCCCGAACTGGACCGGCTCGGCGGGGCCGGGGCGGAGAGCTGGCGGGACTGGGTGCTCGGCCCGGCACTGCGGCGCGAGCTGGTGCAGCACGTGGTGGACTGCCCGACCTGCCGGGGGACGGCGGAGCGGGTGGCGGTCGAGGCACCGGAGGGCGCCGCCGGGCTGTCGGGGCTCCCGGTGCTCACCGCACCCCCGGCGGCGGACATCCCGTCCGGGCCCGCGGCCTTCCTGCCGCGGGCGGTGCGGGGGACGGCCGGGCGGGGGACGGCGGTGCGGGGGACGGCCGGGCGGCGGGCGGGCGGTCCGGCGCCGGTGACCGAGCCGGCGCTCCGGTTCGACCAGGGCGGGTTCCCGCGCCACCGCGCGCCGGACACCGGCCGGGGCCCGACGGTGCGCCGGCGGGTGGTGACCACCGGGGTGCTGGCCGCCGTCCTGGCCGCTCCGGTGGTCGCGCTCTGGGCCGGGCACCGCGGCGGCGACGGAGCCGGGGCGGCGGCGGTCTCCTCGGTCCGGGTCGAGGAGGACGGGCGGGCGGACCCGCGCCGTCCGGCCGGCCCGCCGGGACGGCCCGGGCAGGCGGACGGAGCGGCGGGCGGGCCGGGAACGGCCGGGGTGCCGGCCGTTCCGGCGGTGGCCGGGATGGAGCTGGCGGGGGCCGGGCCCTTGAGTGCAGAAACGTTGCTGCCTGGGATCCAGGGCCCACTGATTCCGGTACCGGGGCACGGCGCGACCCCGCTCGGCAGCCCGACGCTGGTCGCCGCACCGGCACCCGCCACCGGCCCGGCCACGGCCGCCGGGCCTGCGCCGGACCGGTCCGGCTCCGCGGCACCGGCACCGGCACCGGCACCGGTCGGCCTGCTCACGGTCGACGCGGGCGAGTACGGCAACCGGACGGTGCTCACCCTGACCAACTCCGGCGGCACCGAGATCCGGTGGCACGCCGATGTCGACGCCGCCTGGCTCCGGCTCAGCCGCGACGCCGGGACGCTCGCACCGGGCCAGCGGATCACCGTGATCGTCACCGTCGACGAGAGCCTCGCCCCGGGCACCCGCTGGACCGCCCGGATCGCGCTGCCGCCCTCGCAGGCCGTCGTCACCCTGGAGGGCGGGCCGCAGCACCGCGGCGGCGTCACCCCGGCCCCGGCCGAGCCGGGCGGCGCCGACCCGACCACCGGACCGGGCCCTGAACCGGGACCCACCGGCGGGCACTCGCCCTCCGGCACGCCGGCCGCCACACCCTCCGGTACGCCGTCGAACGGGCCGGGGAGCCCGACGCCCGCGACGACCGGCCCGGCCACCACCGCACCGTCGGCCACCCCGACCGGAACCACCGGGGCGACGCCGACGGCCACGGAGTCCCCCTCCGCCCCCGCCTCCCCCTCCCCCTCCTCAACCTCCGCTCCGCCCGGCCCGGCGACCCCCGCCGACGCGCCGTCCGGGAGCCCCTCCCCGCGCTGA
- the radA gene encoding DNA repair protein RadA, translating to MAARTKTTAKPRPAYRCTECGNQLPKWVGRCPECNAWGTVEEYGAVPIRTTAAGPVSAPARPIGQVDGQVATARSTGVSELDRVLGGGLVPGAVVLLAGEPGVGKSTLLLDVAAKAASAQHRTLYVTGEESAGQVRLRADRINALSEHLYLAAESDLGAVLGHIEAVGPGLLILDSVQTIASAELDGAPGGPAQVREVAGALIRASKDRGMATLLVGHVTKDGQIAGPRLLEHLVDVVLSFEGDRHARLRIIRGIKNRYGATDEVGCFELHDEGIEGLADPSGLFLTRRDKPVPGTCLTVTLEGKRPLVAEVQALMVDSQIPSPRRTTSGLESPRIAMILAVVERHGGVKLGKQDIYTATVGGVKLSEPSADLAIALAVASSSSDIPLPSNLVAIGEVGLAGEVRRVTGVQRRLAEAHRLGFTHALVPPDPGKVPPGMKVVEVADIGEAMRAIPGRRRAAAKPKSEAPSAPPAPRAARVEAYPEEVMEGWEPLDSDELR from the coding sequence ATGGCTGCCCGTACCAAGACCACCGCCAAGCCGCGCCCGGCGTACCGCTGCACCGAGTGCGGCAACCAGCTGCCCAAGTGGGTGGGCCGCTGCCCGGAGTGCAACGCCTGGGGCACGGTCGAGGAGTACGGCGCGGTGCCGATCCGGACGACGGCCGCCGGGCCGGTCAGCGCGCCCGCCCGCCCGATCGGCCAGGTGGACGGCCAGGTGGCCACGGCCCGCTCCACCGGCGTGTCCGAGCTCGACCGGGTGCTCGGCGGCGGCCTGGTCCCCGGCGCCGTGGTGCTGCTGGCCGGCGAGCCCGGTGTCGGCAAGTCCACCCTGCTGCTGGACGTCGCCGCCAAGGCGGCCTCCGCGCAGCACCGCACGCTCTACGTCACCGGGGAGGAGTCGGCCGGCCAGGTCCGGCTCCGCGCCGACCGGATCAACGCGCTCTCCGAGCACCTCTACCTGGCCGCCGAGTCCGACCTCGGCGCCGTCCTCGGACACATCGAGGCGGTCGGCCCCGGCCTGCTGATCCTGGACTCGGTGCAGACCATCGCCTCCGCCGAGCTGGACGGTGCGCCGGGCGGTCCGGCGCAGGTCCGCGAGGTGGCCGGCGCGCTGATCCGGGCCTCCAAGGACCGCGGGATGGCCACCCTGCTGGTCGGCCACGTCACCAAGGACGGCCAGATCGCCGGCCCCCGCCTGCTGGAGCACCTGGTGGACGTGGTGCTGAGCTTCGAGGGGGACCGGCACGCCCGCCTCCGGATCATCCGCGGGATCAAGAACCGGTACGGCGCCACCGACGAGGTGGGCTGCTTCGAGCTGCACGACGAGGGGATCGAGGGCCTGGCCGACCCGTCCGGCCTCTTCCTGACCAGGCGTGACAAGCCCGTCCCGGGCACGTGCCTGACCGTCACCCTGGAGGGCAAGCGCCCGCTGGTCGCCGAGGTGCAGGCGCTGATGGTGGACTCGCAGATCCCGTCGCCGCGCCGGACGACCTCCGGGCTGGAGTCGCCCCGGATCGCGATGATCCTGGCCGTGGTGGAGCGGCACGGCGGGGTCAAGCTCGGCAAGCAGGACATCTACACCGCCACCGTGGGCGGGGTGAAGCTCTCCGAGCCCTCGGCGGACCTCGCGATCGCCCTCGCGGTGGCCAGCTCCTCCTCCGACATCCCGCTGCCCAGCAACCTGGTGGCGATCGGCGAGGTCGGCCTGGCCGGCGAGGTCCGGCGGGTGACGGGCGTGCAGCGGCGGCTGGCCGAGGCCCACCGCCTGGGCTTCACCCACGCGCTGGTCCCGCCGGACCCGGGCAAGGTCCCGCCGGGGATGAAGGTCGTCGAGGTGGCGGACATCGGCGAGGCGATGCGGGCGATCCCGGGCCGCCGCCGGGCCGCCGCCAAGCCGAAGAGTGAGGCACCGTCGGCGCCGCCGGCCCCCCGTGCGGCCCGGGTGGAGGCCTACCCGGAGGAGGTCATGGAGGGGTGGGAACCGCTCGACTCCGACGAACTGCGCTGA